TCAAAGTGCCATGAAAATGATCAATGATGATTTCAGACGTACAAATGATGATGCTGTAGACACCAGATCAATGTTTTTACCATACGCTGTGGATTCAGAAATTGAATTTCGTTTGGCTCAGGTAGATCCGGATGGAAACTGCACCAATGGGGTGGTTAGAATCAATGATCCTTCTGCTTCTCATAATGCAGGTAACAATGTAAAACCAATAAGCCGCTGGCCATCTAATCAATATTTTAATATTTGGGTAGTCAACGACATTGAAAGTAGTGGTGTTCCTGGAATTATCTTAGGATACGCACAATTCCCCGGTTCTGGTTCATGGAATACCTATGGAGTAGTCATCCGTAACGACCGTATCGGAACTGTTGGAACAGCAACTTCTGGTGACCGTACATTAACACATGAAATTGGGCACTGCTTGAACTTATTGCACACCTTCCAAAGTGGATGTGGAAGCAACTGCCAATCTTCTGGAGATCGTGTGTGTGATACACCTCCGGTAGACCATTCTACACAGCCTTGTGATTTAACACAAAACCAATGTAGCAATGATGCATCGGGTAATAGTGTTTACAATACTGATGTTGTAGATCAAATTGAAAATTACATGAGCTACAACGATTGTCAAAACATGTTTTCAAATGGACAAAAAACCAGAATGCAAAATGCATTGAATAATTTCAACACATTGGTTCAGTTAACATCTTCGAGCAACCTTACAACAACCGGAGTATTGAATACAAACCCGGGAGTGTGTAAAGCAGAATTCGATGTGAGCAATACCGTGATTTGTGTCGGACAGGATGTAGAGTTTACCGATTTGTCATATTTCAATCCTAAAACCTATAACTGGGATTTTGAAGGTGGATTCCCAAATGTTTCTCAGGCAAAAAATCCAACAATTTCATATAACACTCCGGGTCAATATAAAGTGGAATTGACCATTGTAGATTCTACAAACACGAGTGTTTCTACGGTCAAAACAAACTTTATCACTGTATTATCTTCTTTAGGGAATACCGTTCCTGCACAAGAGTCATTTGAGTTTAGTAATGTTTTAAATGCCAATGAATGGTTTGCTGATTCATTAAACAGTGGAATTGCGTGGACAAAATCTACTACGGGTGGTTCAAGTGGTTCCAATGCCATGAAAGCAAACGCATTCTTAAACAATGGGAAACTATCAGTAACCAGTCCGGCTTATGATGTAAGCAATCTGACAGAAGCTACCGTAACTTTTGATCATGCCTATGCACCACGCTTAAACGAAGGCAATAACTTCTTAAGAATATATATATCATCAGATTGTGGTCAAACCTGGAAACTAAGAAAAGTATTGGGAGGTCCGTCTATGGCCACGGCAAATACGATTTCCAGCGCCTATAACAATCCTGCGAATGGAGATTGGGTAAGCAATAACTTCACTGTTCCAAGTACTCTTTTATCTGATAAAATGAGAATCCGATTTGAGTTCACTGCAAATGATGGAAACAATATCTTTATTGATAACATTAATATCACCGGAGTTTTATCAGATCAGGTTGTTTTAAAATCGCCTATGGATGGTGCGCAAAACCTATCTGTAAATCAATTACTCAACTGGAATGCAACAAGCGCAATTGATTTCTACACGGTTGAAATAGATACCGATCCGGCATTTAATACTCCAAACCTGGTGTCTCAGCAGATTAACTATATCTCTGGTTCTTCTAACGGAACGGATACAGAATTCCAAACCAATAATCTAACGGATGGTCAAACTTACTATTGGAGAGTTCGCACTACGTTAAATGGAACCAGCAGTGCATGGTCTCCGGTTTGGAGCTTCACAGTTGATGCAAGCGTGGTGGGTATTTCTGATCCAATAGAAAGCAATTCAGAGATTTTGGTGTATCCAAATCCGGCATACGATCGTATCAATATTGATGTGGAACTTGATGCAGCTGATGAAGTTCAAATCAGACTATATGATGTGACTGGTAACCTGATTCAAAATGTTTATGACGGCACATTAAATAGCGGTAAATCTCATTTTGAGATTCAAAGAAATGGATTAAGTCAAGGCGTTTATCTAATTCAAACATATACCACCGAAGGAATCAAAACTTCAAGAGTAGTGTTTAATTAAGATCATTTTAAACGATTTGAAAAGCCGTCCCCAATTCTTTGGGGACGGCTTTTTTTATTTTATCTAATTGAATACGACCATTTGCTACTTCGGAAATCACCAACTGAAGAAGCTCTTACAGTCATTCCTAAAAACATGATAAAAGCAGTTCCAATTCCGGCAGCACTAGCACCTACTTGCTGATAGATATCTCTTTCTGGAATCATTAATCCTAATATTGTAGTATTGACATAATGAACCCTGGTTAAATAATTCAAGACCAGAATTTACTCCATAAAAAAAGCCCTCTGGAAATCTAGAGGGCTTTTATCTTTTTAAAGCTACGAACTATTTTGTAATCCCTTCAAGGTCTAAAAAGAATGCATATTCTAACGCTGTTTCTTTTAAGCCTTCAAAACGTCCGGAAGCACCACCGTGTCCCGCTTCCATATTCGTTTTAAGCAGTAAAATATTATTATCTGTTTTCATATCTCTCAGCTTCGCTACCCATTTCGCTGGTTCCCAATACTGCACTTGTGAATCATGTAATCCTGTGGTCACTAACATATTTGGATAATCCTTCGCTTCCACATTGTCATATGGCGAATATGATTTGATATAATGATAGGCTTCTTCCTCTTTTGGATTTCCCCACTCATCAAATTCTCCAGTAGTTAACGGAATAGACTCATCCAACATAGTAGTTACTACATCTACAAATGGAACTGCGGCCACGACTCCATTCCAAAGATCCGGGCGATAATTAATGATGGCACCCATAAGCAATCCTCCTGCACTTCCACCCATCGCATATAAATGATCCGAAGTAGTATATTTTTCTTCGATTAAGAACTCTGCACAATCAATGAAGTCGAAGAACGTATTCTTCTTGTTCATCATTTTCCCATCCTCATACCACTCTCTTCCTAAAGTTTGACTTCCTCGAATGTGTGCGATTGCAAACACAAATCCTCTGTCGAGTAAAGTTAATCTGGTTGAACTAAATCCAGGGTCAATGGAATATCCATAAGAACCGTATGCATACAATAACATTGGATTTCCTTCTGGACGTTTTAAAGACTTTTTATACACCAATGATATTGGAACCTTTTTTCCATCACGTGCGGTAGCCATAAAACGCTTAGACTCGTATTCATCCACATTGTATCCACCAACAACTTCTTGTTGTTTTAATAATTCCTGCTCACGTGTCTCCATGTTATAGTCATATAAACTAGATGGAGTAGTCAAAGAAGTATATCCATAACGTAATACCTTAGTATCATAATCACGATTTACACTCGTATATACCATATATGCCGGATCATTGAACTTAATATAATGCTCCTCGCTCCCATCCCATGGCATGATACGTAATTTGGTTAAACCATCCTGACGCTCGCCTAAAACCAAGTAATCATTGAAAATTTCCAAATCCTCTAGTAAAACATCTTCTCTATGCGGAATCACTTCTTCCCAATGCTCTTTCTCTGTTTTACCCACAGGAGTACGCATCAACCTAAAGTTTTTTGCGTTCCAGTTAGTAGATACGTACCAATAGCCATCATAATGCGCAATTCCATATTCATGTTCATCTTCACGTTTTTGGAAAACAGTAAACTCTCCCAAGGGATCATTGGCATCCAAATACTTGTATTCGGTTGACAATGTACTTCCCGAACCGATAATGATAAATTGTCTGGACTTCGTACGATACACAAATGTGTTAAAGGTCGCATCATCTTCATGAAATACTAAAACATCTTCTTCCTGTGATGTTCCCAACACGTGGCGATAGATCTTATACGATCTTAAAGTTTCATCTTTCTGAGAATAAAAAACAGTTTTATTATCCGCTGCCCAGGTAATTCCTCCGGTAGTATTTTCTAATCGATCCGATAACATTTCACCGGTTTCCAGATCCATAAACTGGATATGATAAATTCTACGGCTCACAGTATCCTCACCAATAGCTACCAGTTTATTGTTATCACTAATAGACAAACCACCCAATGCATAATAATCGTGTCCTTTTGCACGGACATTTTGATCTACAATGATTTCTTCTTCATTATCCAGACTTCCTTTTTTTCTACAGTTAATGGCATACTCATTTCCTTTCTCAAATCGTGAATAATAGAAATACCCATTAAACTTATATGGAACAGATTGATCATCTTCCTTAATTCTGCCTTTCATTTCCTGAAACAGAGCTTCCTGAAAATCATCCGTATGCTTCATTACACTTTTAGTATAATCATTTTCAGCATTTAGATAATCAATCACTTCAGGATCGTTTCTGTCATTCATCCAATAGTAAGGATCAATTCGGGTATCATTATGTATTTGTAATTCTTTATTGACTTTTTTCGCTTTAGGATACACGCTCATTTTATCGGTATTTTGTTTTACGTTTTCAGAACAGGATGCAATAATAATGGTTAATAAAAGAATTTGATACTTCATGTTGATTTGGTTTTTGAGCAGGTGAATTTACACAAATTATCTATTCAATCCATATCAATTTTAGCCCTCCAAAATCATAAAATCAGACAGATATTTATAGGCGATTGTCAAGTAAATAAAAAATCGAGGCCACATTTTTATTGATTTTTTAACTATTTTGCGGGTATATGATCAAATCAAGAGCTATTGGATGGTAAAAAACTACTCTTTTAAAACTTACATATTATTTTTTGCATGCGTATTATGGAACTTAATGGGCCAATCTGTTTTTGCCCAAAATGGAGATAATACCATCACCGGTAAAATCGTGGATTTTGAATCTGGAGAAACCGTAATTGGTGCTTCCATTATTATAAAAGGCACCACCGAAGGAGTAACTACAGATATTGATGGAAACTTTTCATTAACCACTTCCAGACCCTTTCCTATTGTTTTGCTCATCAAATCTATGGGGTATACCGATCAGGAAATCACCGTGAGTGGACCTGACCAAAAAATCAAAGTCAAGTTAAAAACCAGTAATGTCGTTCTGGATGCGGTTGAAGTCGTAGACTCCCGGATTACAGATAAACAAAAAGAATCTCCTCTGACTGTGGAAAGTATGGACATCACCGCCATTAAGGAATCTCCTTCCGGTGATTTCTATGAAAGTCTGGGAAACATGAAAGGCGTGGATATGACCTCTGCTTCAATTGGTTTTAAAGTTATCAATACCAGAGGTTTTAACAGCACATCTCCCGTACGTTCGCTACAGGTCATAGATGGTGTAGACAATCAATCTCCTGGTCTTAACTTCTCTTTAGGTAACTTTTTAGGTGCGTCTGAATTAGACCTTAAAAGAGTGAATGTCATTGCCGGAGCAAGTTCTGCTTATTATGGACCTGGTGCATTTAATGGTGTCATCGCCATGGAAACCAAAGATCCATTTTACTTCCCCGGACTAAGTGCTTCCGTGAAATTTGGAGAACGAGATTTATCTGAATTTGCCGTACGTTGGGCACAAGTGGTTAAAAATAAAAATGGAGAGCCTGGAAAATTCGGTTACAAAATCAATGCATATTATATGCAAGCCAACGACTGGGAAGCAGAAAATTATGATGCAGTATATAATACAGATTATACCTCTCGAAACCCTGGTGGATATGATGCAGTAAACGTTTATGGTGACGAAGAAATTGATGCACAGTACACCTCATCTTTCGGAAAACTTTCCAACCCTGGACTTGGAGCAATGAGTCGTACAGGGTATAGAGAGATTGATCTGGCGGATTATAGCACGGATAACTTCAAATTCAACACAGGACTATATTACAAAATCACAGATTCAGTTATTGTGAATTATACTTTCTCCTATTCTACTGGAACAACTGTTTACCAGGGTGATAACCGATACAGTTTGAAAAATATCCAGTTTATGCAAAACAAACTGGAAATCAAAAAAGAGGGTAAATGGTTTATCAGAGGTTATGCGACCAACGAAGATGCGGGAGATTCCTATGATATTGTGACTACAGCAATTCGAATGCAAGAAGCGTCTACAGAAGACACCGATTGGTTTACTGATTATAAAACACTTTGGGGAAACACCTACAAACGTGATATTCAAAGTGATCCGAATTATCCAAGATATGATTTTTCAACGACCATTGATGAGTGGGCTGCAAATCAATACGATCCTTGGTTTGCGAAAAGCATGGATTCGTTAGCGCCATTCCACCAAATCACCAGAGATGAAATAGACAATAACCCAAGAAATGGTGAAGCGCGCTATGTACCAGGTACTGCCAGGTTTGATTCATTATTTAACGATGTTACCTCTCGTAAGTTCACTGAAAATGGATCCAGATTTTTTGATAAATCCGCACTGTACCATGTTCAGGGAGAATATCGTTTTCAACCTGCATTTGCAGAAATTGTGGTGGGTGGGAACTTAAGAATGTATCGTCCAAATTCACAAGGAACTATTTTCCAGGATTCGGTAAACCGAATTACAAATAACGAATACGGTGTTTTCTTAGGAGTAGAGAAAAAAGTGGTAGATGAAAAGCTAAAAGTAAATGCAACGCTTCGAATGGATAAAAATGAGAATTTCGACTATCTCTTCTCACCTGCAGTTTCTTTGGTATACTCCATGAATAAAAATCATACGTTTAGAGCGACCTTCTCTTCTGCAATTCGTAATCCAACATTGGCCGACCAATATCTATATTACAACGTAGGCCGTGCAATTTTACTGGGGAATCTTAATGGTTATGATTCTCTTATTACGATTAGTTCTTTACGAGAATATGCCAATTCTTTCAATCGTGATGATTTAGAATACTTCAACACACCACCAATTAGTCCGGAGAAAGTCAAAACCATTGAAGTTGGATATCGCGGAACTTTGTTTGATAAAGTATATTTAGATATGTCTGCTTATAACAGTTGGTATGATGATTTTATCGGATATGTGATTGGTGTAGATGCTGATTTCGATATCTCCGGTTTTATCAACTCTGCTCAGGTTTACCGATTGGCAGCTAATGCTTCAGAGCAAGTGACTACTCAGGGCGTTTCTGTGGGCCTGAATTATTATTTTGCAAAGAATTACGCTTTCAACGGTAACTATTCCTGGAACAAACTCCAATCAGGTTCAAATGACCCTATTATTCCGGCATACAATACTCCGGAAAACAAATTTAATGTTGGAATCACCGGACGAGACCTCACTTTTAAAAACTTAAAAACCGTAAAATTCGGATTTGGAGTCAATTATAAATGGATAGAAGGTTTTATATTTGAGGGATCACCACAATTTACAGGGTTTATTCCTTCGTATGATTTG
This genomic interval from bacterium SCSIO 12643 contains the following:
- a CDS encoding T9SS type A sorting domain-containing protein: MNTKTILGAVFAVFLAISGYSQTVCGTDYFLEKAYEEDPSFQNVVEQNWMVSDGPAQQSEGSRAVTIIPVVFHVFHDNGVGNISYEQIQSAMKMINDDFRRTNDDAVDTRSMFLPYAVDSEIEFRLAQVDPDGNCTNGVVRINDPSASHNAGNNVKPISRWPSNQYFNIWVVNDIESSGVPGIILGYAQFPGSGSWNTYGVVIRNDRIGTVGTATSGDRTLTHEIGHCLNLLHTFQSGCGSNCQSSGDRVCDTPPVDHSTQPCDLTQNQCSNDASGNSVYNTDVVDQIENYMSYNDCQNMFSNGQKTRMQNALNNFNTLVQLTSSSNLTTTGVLNTNPGVCKAEFDVSNTVICVGQDVEFTDLSYFNPKTYNWDFEGGFPNVSQAKNPTISYNTPGQYKVELTIVDSTNTSVSTVKTNFITVLSSLGNTVPAQESFEFSNVLNANEWFADSLNSGIAWTKSTTGGSSGSNAMKANAFLNNGKLSVTSPAYDVSNLTEATVTFDHAYAPRLNEGNNFLRIYISSDCGQTWKLRKVLGGPSMATANTISSAYNNPANGDWVSNNFTVPSTLLSDKMRIRFEFTANDGNNIFIDNINITGVLSDQVVLKSPMDGAQNLSVNQLLNWNATSAIDFYTVEIDTDPAFNTPNLVSQQINYISGSSNGTDTEFQTNNLTDGQTYYWRVRTTLNGTSSAWSPVWSFTVDASVVGISDPIESNSEILVYPNPAYDRINIDVELDAADEVQIRLYDVTGNLIQNVYDGTLNSGKSHFEIQRNGLSQGVYLIQTYTTEGIKTSRVVFN
- a CDS encoding S9 family peptidase encodes the protein MKYQILLLTIIIASCSENVKQNTDKMSVYPKAKKVNKELQIHNDTRIDPYYWMNDRNDPEVIDYLNAENDYTKSVMKHTDDFQEALFQEMKGRIKEDDQSVPYKFNGYFYYSRFEKGNEYAINCRKKGSLDNEEEIIVDQNVRAKGHDYYALGGLSISDNNKLVAIGEDTVSRRIYHIQFMDLETGEMLSDRLENTTGGITWAADNKTVFYSQKDETLRSYKIYRHVLGTSQEEDVLVFHEDDATFNTFVYRTKSRQFIIIGSGSTLSTEYKYLDANDPLGEFTVFQKREDEHEYGIAHYDGYWYVSTNWNAKNFRLMRTPVGKTEKEHWEEVIPHREDVLLEDLEIFNDYLVLGERQDGLTKLRIMPWDGSEEHYIKFNDPAYMVYTSVNRDYDTKVLRYGYTSLTTPSSLYDYNMETREQELLKQQEVVGGYNVDEYESKRFMATARDGKKVPISLVYKKSLKRPEGNPMLLYAYGSYGYSIDPGFSSTRLTLLDRGFVFAIAHIRGSQTLGREWYEDGKMMNKKNTFFDFIDCAEFLIEEKYTTSDHLYAMGGSAGGLLMGAIINYRPDLWNGVVAAVPFVDVVTTMLDESIPLTTGEFDEWGNPKEEEAYHYIKSYSPYDNVEAKDYPNMLVTTGLHDSQVQYWEPAKWVAKLRDMKTDNNILLLKTNMEAGHGGASGRFEGLKETALEYAFFLDLEGITK
- a CDS encoding TonB-dependent receptor, which translates into the protein MGQSVFAQNGDNTITGKIVDFESGETVIGASIIIKGTTEGVTTDIDGNFSLTTSRPFPIVLLIKSMGYTDQEITVSGPDQKIKVKLKTSNVVLDAVEVVDSRITDKQKESPLTVESMDITAIKESPSGDFYESLGNMKGVDMTSASIGFKVINTRGFNSTSPVRSLQVIDGVDNQSPGLNFSLGNFLGASELDLKRVNVIAGASSAYYGPGAFNGVIAMETKDPFYFPGLSASVKFGERDLSEFAVRWAQVVKNKNGEPGKFGYKINAYYMQANDWEAENYDAVYNTDYTSRNPGGYDAVNVYGDEEIDAQYTSSFGKLSNPGLGAMSRTGYREIDLADYSTDNFKFNTGLYYKITDSVIVNYTFSYSTGTTVYQGDNRYSLKNIQFMQNKLEIKKEGKWFIRGYATNEDAGDSYDIVTTAIRMQEASTEDTDWFTDYKTLWGNTYKRDIQSDPNYPRYDFSTTIDEWAANQYDPWFAKSMDSLAPFHQITRDEIDNNPRNGEARYVPGTARFDSLFNDVTSRKFTENGSRFFDKSALYHVQGEYRFQPAFAEIVVGGNLRMYRPNSQGTIFQDSVNRITNNEYGVFLGVEKKVVDEKLKVNATLRMDKNENFDYLFSPAVSLVYSMNKNHTFRATFSSAIRNPTLADQYLYYNVGRAILLGNLNGYDSLITISSLREYANSFNRDDLEYFNTPPISPEKVKTIEVGYRGTLFDKVYLDMSAYNSWYDDFIGYVIGVDADFDISGFINSAQVYRLAANASEQVTTQGVSVGLNYYFAKNYAFNGNYSWNKLQSGSNDPIIPAYNTPENKFNVGITGRDLTFKNLKTVKFGFGVNYKWIEGFIFEGSPQFTGFIPSYDLVDAQINANIPKWHTTIKLGASNLLDNKVYQVYGGPRVGRLAYISAQIEIK